In a genomic window of Mycolicibacterium neoaurum VKM Ac-1815D:
- a CDS encoding DUF7158 domain-containing protein, with protein MVGAGPGGRRGHAGVLARRRGGGDVTAALVGGVPITVAQVDERERVLREGNSAAALPRPGTGEGRQLRRWLTQLLAAERVVELEAGTAGHVPTQEEILPDMTARLEIGSIAAAVLSTPAGRAAFAAVTAGVDVTDIEIADYHRRNPGRFGPRRSVPLALDEAYLLIAEHLRSAAQRRAFRQWLDARTAELVQLAPGYEHPGDPRQPDNTHRH; from the coding sequence ATGGTGGGCGCTGGTCCGGGTGGCCGCCGCGGGCACGCTGGTGTACTCGCCCGCCGTCGCGGTGGTGGTGACGTGACCGCCGCGCTGGTGGGTGGTGTCCCGATCACCGTCGCCCAGGTCGACGAGCGGGAAAGGGTCCTGCGGGAGGGTAATTCGGCCGCCGCGCTGCCCCGGCCGGGCACCGGTGAGGGCCGTCAGTTGCGACGCTGGCTGACCCAGCTGCTGGCCGCCGAACGTGTCGTCGAACTCGAGGCGGGCACCGCGGGCCATGTCCCGACGCAGGAGGAGATACTGCCCGATATGACCGCGCGCCTGGAGATCGGCAGCATCGCCGCGGCCGTCCTGAGCACGCCCGCGGGCCGCGCCGCCTTCGCCGCCGTCACCGCAGGGGTCGACGTCACCGATATCGAGATCGCCGACTACCACCGGCGCAACCCCGGCCGGTTCGGGCCGCGTCGATCGGTGCCGCTGGCACTCGACGAGGCCTATCTGCTGATCGCCGAACACCTGCGGTCGGCGGCGCAGCGGCGGGCGTTCCGGCAATGGCTCGACGCCCGCACCGCCGAACTGGTGCAGCTGGCACCGGGCTACGAGCACCCCGGCGATCCGCGTCAACCCGACAACACCCACCGACACTGA
- a CDS encoding ROK family protein — MTVLAIDIGGTKIAAALVDGGTLVHRTEVPTPQTSAEDAWGATAELITATLAAEPTGGVEAIGISSAGPVDLGAGTISPVNIAVWRDFPIVARVAQQTGLPVRLGGDGLCMALGEHRYGAGRGAQFLLGMVVSTGIGGGLVLGGVPYDGRTGNAGHVGHTVIELDGQRCPCGGRGCVETVASGPAMTRWARAQGWAGTDAKQLAADVQRDDPIAVEAFRRGATAVAAMIASTAAVCDLDLAVIGGGVAKAGPVLFDPLRAALADYAGLAFLRSLRVVPAELGSDAGLIGAGVLATT; from the coding sequence ATGACGGTCCTCGCGATCGACATCGGCGGCACCAAGATCGCCGCCGCACTGGTCGACGGCGGCACCCTGGTGCACCGGACCGAGGTACCCACACCGCAGACCTCGGCCGAGGATGCCTGGGGTGCGACGGCGGAACTGATCACCGCGACCCTTGCCGCCGAGCCGACCGGGGGCGTCGAGGCCATCGGCATCTCCTCGGCCGGACCGGTGGACCTCGGCGCCGGGACGATCAGCCCGGTCAACATCGCCGTGTGGCGGGACTTCCCGATCGTGGCCCGGGTGGCGCAGCAGACCGGGCTGCCCGTGCGTCTCGGCGGTGACGGGCTGTGCATGGCGCTCGGCGAGCACCGGTACGGCGCGGGACGCGGCGCACAGTTCCTGCTGGGCATGGTGGTCTCGACCGGTATCGGCGGCGGACTGGTGCTCGGCGGCGTGCCCTATGACGGCCGCACCGGCAACGCCGGACATGTCGGGCACACGGTGATCGAACTCGACGGGCAGCGCTGTCCGTGCGGGGGCCGCGGCTGCGTGGAGACGGTGGCTTCCGGCCCGGCGATGACCCGCTGGGCCCGCGCGCAGGGCTGGGCGGGTACCGATGCCAAACAGCTTGCCGCGGATGTGCAACGCGATGACCCGATCGCCGTCGAGGCGTTCCGCCGGGGCGCGACGGCGGTGGCCGCGATGATCGCCTCCACCGCGGCGGTATGCGATCTGGATCTGGCGGTCATCGGCGGTGGGGTGGCCAAGGCCGGGCCGGTGCTGTTCGACCCGCTGCGTGCGGCACTGGCCGACTACGCCGGACTGGCCTTCCTGCGCAGCCTGCGAGTGGTGCCCGCCGAGTTGGGGTCGGATGCCGGGCTGATCGGAGCGGGGGTGCTGGCGACCACCTGA
- the rplJ gene encoding 50S ribosomal protein L10, which produces MAKAEKATAVADIAEKFKEATATVVTEYRGLTVSNLAELRRSLGDGTTYTVAKNTLVKRAAAEAGIEGLDDLFAGPTAIAFISGEPVDAAKAIKKFAKDNKALVVKGGYMDGKALSVDEVNRIADLESREVLLSKLAGALKAKQSQAAALFVAPASQIARLAAALQEKKAGSENTDAA; this is translated from the coding sequence ATGGCCAAGGCTGAAAAGGCCACCGCGGTCGCCGACATCGCCGAGAAGTTCAAGGAGGCGACGGCCACCGTCGTCACCGAGTACCGCGGCCTGACGGTGTCCAATCTTGCCGAGCTGCGCAGGTCGCTGGGCGACGGAACCACCTACACGGTTGCCAAGAACACCTTGGTCAAGCGTGCGGCTGCCGAAGCCGGCATCGAGGGTCTGGACGATCTGTTCGCCGGCCCGACCGCCATCGCGTTCATCAGCGGTGAGCCCGTTGACGCCGCGAAGGCGATCAAGAAGTTCGCCAAGGACAACAAGGCACTGGTCGTCAAGGGCGGCTACATGGACGGAAAGGCTCTTTCCGTCGATGAGGTCAACCGGATCGCCGATCTGGAATCGCGCGAGGTCCTGCTGTCCAAGCTGGCCGGCGCGCTGAAGGCGAAGCAGTCCCAGGCCGCGGCGCTGTTCGTTGCGCCCGCGTCCCAGATCGCCCGTCTGGCCGCAGCTCTGCAAGAGAAGAAGGCCGGCTCGGAAAACACCGACGCCGCTTAA
- the rplL gene encoding 50S ribosomal protein L7/L12: MAKLSTEELLDAFKEMTLLELSEFVKQFEETFDVTAAAPVAVAAGPAAGAPAEAAEEQSEFDVILEGAGDKKIGVIKVVREIVSGLGLKEAKDLVDGAPKPLLEKVSKEAAEDAKAKLEAAGASVTVK; the protein is encoded by the coding sequence ATGGCAAAGCTGTCCACCGAAGAACTGCTCGACGCGTTCAAGGAAATGACCCTGCTGGAGCTCTCTGAGTTCGTGAAGCAGTTCGAGGAGACCTTCGACGTCACCGCCGCCGCTCCGGTCGCCGTGGCCGCCGGCCCCGCCGCCGGTGCGCCCGCCGAGGCCGCCGAAGAGCAGAGCGAATTCGACGTCATCCTCGAGGGTGCCGGCGACAAGAAGATCGGCGTCATCAAGGTCGTCCGCGAGATCGTCTCCGGCCTGGGCCTGAAGGAAGCCAAGGATCTGGTCGACGGCGCGCCCAAGCCGCTGCTGGAGAAGGTCAGCAAGGAAGCCGCTGAGGATGCCAAGGCCAAGCTCGAGGCCGCCGGCGCCAGCGTCACCGTCAAGTAG
- a CDS encoding ABC transporter ATP-binding protein: MGVQIDVNNLSKSFGSSKIWEDVTMSIPAGEVSVLLGPSGTGKSVFLKSLIGLLRPERGSIIIDGTNILECSAKELYEIRTLFGVLFQDGALFGSMNIYDNTAFPLREHTKKSESEIRNIVMEKLELVGMPNDGHKFPGEISGGMRKRAGLARALVLDPQIILCDEPDSGLDPVRTAYLSQLLIDINAQIDATVLIVTHNINIARTVPDNIGMLFRKQLIMFGPREVLLTSEEPVVKQFLNGRRIGPIGMSEEKDEATAAAEQAMMEAGQHDGGVEEIEGVPPQLMATPGMPERKAVGRRQARVREILHTLPPAAQEAIRDDLEGTHQYASHEPGHAPARPHNQEDDAPTQSIPVSNQ; encoded by the coding sequence ATGGGCGTCCAAATCGACGTGAACAACCTGAGCAAGTCGTTCGGGTCGTCGAAGATCTGGGAAGACGTCACGATGTCGATTCCCGCAGGTGAGGTCAGCGTGCTGCTGGGCCCCTCGGGTACCGGTAAGTCGGTGTTCCTGAAGTCACTGATCGGCCTGCTGCGGCCTGAGCGCGGCTCGATCATCATCGATGGCACCAACATCCTGGAGTGCTCGGCCAAGGAGCTCTACGAGATCCGCACGCTGTTCGGTGTGCTGTTCCAGGACGGCGCGCTGTTCGGCTCGATGAACATCTACGACAACACGGCCTTCCCGCTGCGCGAGCACACGAAGAAGTCCGAGTCCGAGATTCGCAACATCGTGATGGAAAAGCTCGAGCTGGTCGGTATGCCCAATGACGGGCACAAGTTCCCCGGTGAGATCTCCGGTGGTATGCGCAAGCGTGCGGGCCTGGCCCGCGCGTTGGTGCTGGACCCGCAGATCATCCTGTGTGACGAGCCGGACTCCGGTCTGGATCCGGTCCGTACCGCGTATCTGTCGCAGTTGCTGATCGATATCAACGCCCAGATCGACGCGACGGTGCTGATCGTGACGCACAACATCAACATCGCTCGCACGGTGCCCGACAACATCGGCATGCTGTTCCGCAAGCAGCTGATCATGTTCGGCCCCCGCGAGGTGCTGCTGACCAGCGAAGAGCCGGTGGTCAAGCAGTTCCTCAACGGTCGGCGTATCGGGCCGATCGGTATGTCGGAGGAGAAGGACGAGGCCACCGCTGCGGCCGAGCAGGCCATGATGGAGGCCGGTCAGCACGACGGTGGCGTCGAGGAGATCGAGGGTGTGCCCCCGCAGCTGATGGCCACTCCCGGTATGCCCGAGCGTAAGGCTGTGGGTCGTCGTCAGGCTCGGGTGCGCGAGATCCTGCACACGCTGCCGCCGGCCGCCCAGGAGGCGATCCGCGACGATCTGGAGGGCACCCACCAGTACGCCTCGCACGAGCCCGGCCACGCCCCCGCCCGTCCGCACAACCAGGAGGACGACGCTCCGACGCAGTCCATCCCGGTGAGCAACCAGTAG
- the rpoB gene encoding DNA-directed RNA polymerase subunit beta — MEGCILAVSSQSKSDSTNSSVPGAPNRISFAKLREPLEVPGLLDVQTDSFEWLVGSDKWRTKAVDRGDVNPVGGLEEVLAELSPIEDFSGSMSLSFSDPRFDEVKAPVDECKDKDMTYAAPLFVTAEFINNNTGEIKSQTVFMGDFPMMTEKGTFIINGTERVVVSQLVRSPGVYFDSSIDKATEKDLHSVKVIPGRGAWLEFDVDKRDTVGVRIDRKRRQPVTVLLKALGWTNEQITERFGFSEIMMSTLEKDNTAGTDEALLDIYRKLRPGEPPTKESAQTLLENLFFKDKRYDLARVGRYKVNKKLGLNAGQPITNSTLTEEDVVATIEYLVRLHQGDKVMTAPGGVEVPVEVDDIDHFGNRRLRTVGELIQNQIRVGLSRMERVVRERMTTQDVEAITPQTLINIRPVVAAIKEFFGTSQLSQFMDQNNPLSGLTHKRRLSALGPGGLSRERAGLEVRDVHSSHYGRMCPIETPEGPNIGLIGSLSVYARVNPFGFIETPYRKVTDGVVTDQIDYLTADEEDRHIVAQANSPLDANGRFEEDRILVRRKGGEVEFVAAEDVDYMDVSPRQMVSVATAMIPFLEHDDANRALMGANMQRQAVPLVRSEAPLVGTGMELRAAIDAGDVVVADKTGVIEEVSADYITVMADDGSRQTYRMRKFARSNHGTCANQRPIVDTGQRVEAGQVLADGPCTENGEMALGKNLLVAVMPWEGHNYEDAIILSSRLVEEDVLTSIHIEEHEIDARDTKLGAEEITRDIPNVSDEVLADLDERGIIRIGAEVRDGDILVGKVTPKGETELTPEERLLRAIFGEKAREVRDTSLKVPHGESGKVIGIRVFSREDDDELPAGVNELVRVYVAQKRKISDGDKLAGRHGNKGVIGKILPIEDMPFMPDGTPVDIILNTHGVPRRMNIGQILETHLGWVAKAGWNIEGSPEWAAKLPEGMQSAPADSIVATPVFDGAQEKELEGLLGSTLPNRDGDVMVNAQGKSELFDGRSGEPFPYPVTVGYMYILKLHHLVDDKIHARSTGPYSMITQQPLGGKAQFGGQRFGEMECWAMQAYGAAYTLQELLTIKSDDTVGRVKVYEAIVKGENIPEPGIPESFKVLLKELQSLCLNVEVLSSDGAAIEMRDGDDEDLERAAANLGINLSRNESASVEDLA; from the coding sequence CTGGAAGGGTGCATCTTGGCAGTCTCGAGCCAGAGCAAGTCAGATTCCACTAATAGCTCCGTTCCGGGAGCGCCCAATCGTATTTCCTTCGCCAAGCTCCGCGAGCCTCTTGAGGTTCCGGGGCTGCTCGACGTTCAGACCGACTCGTTCGAGTGGCTGGTCGGTTCGGACAAGTGGCGCACCAAGGCAGTCGACCGCGGCGATGTGAACCCCGTTGGCGGTCTGGAAGAGGTCCTTGCCGAACTCTCCCCGATCGAGGACTTCTCCGGCTCCATGTCGCTGAGCTTCTCGGATCCGCGCTTCGACGAGGTCAAGGCCCCGGTCGACGAGTGCAAAGACAAGGACATGACGTACGCGGCCCCGCTGTTCGTCACGGCCGAGTTCATCAACAACAACACCGGCGAGATCAAGAGCCAGACGGTCTTCATGGGTGACTTCCCGATGATGACCGAGAAGGGCACCTTCATCATCAACGGCACCGAGCGTGTCGTGGTGAGCCAGCTGGTCCGTTCGCCGGGTGTGTACTTCGACTCGTCGATCGACAAGGCGACCGAGAAGGACCTGCACAGCGTCAAGGTCATCCCGGGCCGCGGCGCGTGGCTGGAGTTCGACGTCGACAAGCGCGACACCGTCGGTGTGCGCATCGACCGCAAGCGCCGCCAGCCCGTCACCGTGCTGCTCAAGGCGCTCGGCTGGACCAACGAGCAGATCACCGAGCGCTTCGGCTTCTCCGAGATCATGATGAGCACGCTGGAGAAGGACAACACCGCCGGTACCGACGAGGCGCTGCTGGACATCTACCGGAAGCTGCGCCCGGGCGAGCCCCCGACCAAGGAGTCGGCGCAGACCCTGCTGGAGAACCTGTTCTTCAAGGACAAGCGCTACGACCTGGCCCGCGTGGGCCGGTACAAGGTGAACAAGAAGCTCGGCCTGAACGCGGGCCAGCCGATCACCAACTCGACGCTGACCGAAGAGGACGTCGTCGCCACCATCGAGTACCTGGTGCGTCTGCACCAGGGCGACAAGGTGATGACCGCGCCCGGTGGTGTCGAGGTGCCCGTCGAGGTCGACGACATCGACCACTTCGGTAACCGTCGTCTGCGCACCGTCGGCGAGCTGATCCAGAACCAGATCCGGGTCGGCCTGTCGCGTATGGAGCGTGTCGTGCGTGAGCGCATGACCACCCAGGACGTCGAGGCGATCACCCCGCAGACCCTGATCAACATCCGTCCCGTCGTGGCGGCGATCAAGGAGTTCTTCGGGACCAGCCAGCTGTCGCAGTTCATGGACCAGAACAACCCGCTGTCGGGTCTGACCCACAAGCGCCGTCTGTCGGCGCTGGGCCCCGGCGGTCTGTCCCGTGAGCGTGCCGGCCTCGAGGTCCGTGACGTGCACTCCAGCCACTACGGCCGGATGTGCCCGATCGAGACCCCGGAAGGCCCGAACATCGGCCTGATCGGTTCGCTGTCGGTGTACGCACGGGTCAACCCGTTCGGCTTCATCGAGACGCCGTACCGCAAGGTCACCGACGGTGTGGTCACCGACCAGATCGACTACCTGACCGCCGACGAGGAGGACCGCCACATCGTGGCGCAGGCCAACTCGCCGCTGGACGCCAACGGCCGCTTCGAGGAGGACCGCATCCTGGTCCGCCGTAAGGGTGGCGAGGTCGAGTTCGTCGCCGCCGAAGACGTGGATTACATGGACGTCTCGCCGCGCCAGATGGTGTCGGTCGCGACGGCGATGATCCCGTTCCTCGAGCATGACGACGCCAACCGTGCCCTGATGGGTGCCAACATGCAGCGCCAGGCCGTTCCGCTGGTCCGCAGCGAGGCCCCGCTGGTCGGTACCGGCATGGAATTGCGTGCCGCCATCGACGCCGGTGACGTTGTCGTCGCCGACAAGACCGGTGTCATCGAAGAGGTCTCGGCCGACTACATCACCGTGATGGCCGATGACGGCAGCCGCCAGACCTACCGGATGCGCAAGTTCGCCCGGTCCAACCACGGCACGTGCGCCAACCAGCGCCCGATCGTGGACACCGGACAGCGTGTCGAGGCCGGCCAGGTTCTGGCCGACGGTCCGTGCACCGAGAACGGTGAGATGGCGCTGGGCAAGAACCTGCTCGTCGCCGTCATGCCGTGGGAGGGGCACAACTACGAGGACGCGATCATCCTCTCCAGCCGTCTGGTTGAAGAAGACGTGCTCACCTCGATTCACATCGAAGAGCACGAGATCGATGCCCGCGACACCAAGCTGGGCGCCGAGGAGATCACCCGGGATATCCCGAACGTCTCCGATGAAGTGCTGGCCGATCTCGACGAGCGCGGCATCATCCGCATCGGCGCCGAGGTCCGCGACGGCGACATCCTGGTCGGCAAGGTCACCCCGAAGGGCGAGACCGAGCTGACCCCGGAAGAGCGCCTGCTGCGTGCCATCTTCGGTGAAAAGGCCCGTGAGGTCCGCGACACGTCGCTCAAGGTGCCCCACGGCGAGTCCGGCAAGGTCATCGGTATCCGCGTGTTCTCCCGCGAGGATGACGACGAGCTGCCCGCCGGTGTCAACGAACTGGTCCGCGTCTACGTGGCCCAGAAGCGCAAGATCTCCGACGGCGACAAGCTCGCCGGACGCCACGGCAACAAGGGCGTCATCGGCAAGATCCTGCCGATCGAGGACATGCCCTTCATGCCCGATGGCACCCCGGTGGACATCATCCTGAACACCCACGGTGTGCCGCGTCGTATGAACATCGGCCAGATCCTGGAAACCCACCTCGGGTGGGTCGCCAAGGCCGGCTGGAACATTGAGGGTTCACCCGAATGGGCGGCGAAGCTGCCCGAGGGGATGCAGTCGGCTCCGGCCGACAGCATCGTGGCCACCCCGGTGTTCGACGGCGCGCAGGAGAAGGAGCTCGAAGGCCTGCTCGGCTCGACGCTGCCCAACCGCGACGGTGACGTCATGGTCAACGCGCAGGGCAAGTCCGAGCTGTTCGACGGCCGCAGTGGCGAACCGTTCCCGTACCCGGTGACGGTCGGCTACATGTACATCCTGAAGCTGCACCACCTGGTCGACGACAAGATCCACGCCCGTTCGACCGGTCCGTACTCGATGATCACCCAGCAGCCGCTCGGTGGTAAGGCGCAGTTCGGTGGTCAGCGGTTCGGTGAGATGGAGTGCTGGGCCATGCAGGCCTACGGCGCGGCGTACACGCTGCAGGAGCTGCTCACCATCAAGTCCGACGACACGGTGGGTCGCGTCAAGGTGTACGAGGCAATCGTCAAGGGCGAGAACATCCCCGAGCCGGGCATCCCGGAGTCGTTCAAGGTGCTTCTCAAGGAGCTGCAGTCGCTCTGCCTGAACGTCGAGGTGCTGTCTTCGGACGGCGCGGCGATCGAGATGCGTGACGGAGACGACGAGGACCTGGAGCGCGCCGCTGCCAACCTCGGAATCAACCTGTCGCGCAACGAATCCGCCTCTGTCGAAGATCTGGCCTAA
- a CDS encoding DNA-directed RNA polymerase subunit beta' — protein sequence MLDVNFFDELRIGLATADDIRNWSFGEVKKPETINYRTLKPEKDGLFCEKIFGPTRDWECYCGKYKRVRFKGIICERCGVEVTRAKVRRERMGHIELAAPVTHIWYFKGVPSRLGYLLDLAPKDLEKIIYFAAYVIVAVDTEMRHNELSTLEAEMVVEKKAVEDQRDADLEARAQKLEADLAELEKEGAKSDVRRKVRDGGEREMRQLRDRAQRELDRLDEIWTTFTKLAVKQLIVDEVLYRELVDRYGEYFTGAMGAESIKKLIETFDIDAEAESLRDTIKNGKGQKKLRALKRLKVVAAFQQSGNSPMGMVLDAVPVIPPELRPMVQLDGGRFATSDLNDLYRRVINRNNRLKRLIDLGAPEIIVNNEKRMLQESVDALFDNGRRGRPVTGPGNRPLKSLSDLLKGKQGRFRQNLLGKRVDYSGRSVIVVGPQLKLHQCGLPKLMALELFKPFVMKRLVDLNHAQNIKSAKRMVERQRPQVWDVLEEVIAEHPVLLNRAPTLHRLGIQAFEPQLVEGKAIQLHPLVCEAFNADFDGDQMAVHLPLSAEAQAEARILMLSSNNILSPASGRPLAMPRLDMVTGLFFLTTEIDGDKGEYTPAATDTPETGVYSSPAEAIMAMDRGALSVRAKIKVRLTTLRPPADIEAQLFPEGWKHGDAWTASTTLGRVLFNELLPKGYPFVNAQMFKKAQASIINDLAERYPMIVVAQTVDKLKDAGFHWATRSGVTVSMADVLVPPQKTEILERYEGEADAIEKQYQRGKLNHDERNGELVKIWQQATEEVGKALEEYYPSDNPIITIVKSGATGNITQTRTLAGMKGLVTNPKGEYIPRPIKSSFREGLTVLEYFINTHGARKGLADTALRTADSGYLTRRLVDVSQDVIVRETDCQTERGINVTLAEKAEDGTLVRDQHIETSAYARTLATDAVDADGNVVIERGHDLGDPAIDALLAAGITEVKVRSVLTCTTGTGVCAMCYGRSMATGKLVDIGEAVGIVAAQSIGEPGTQLTMRTFHQGGVTGGADIVGGLPRVQELFEARVPRNKAPIADVTGRVQLEETDKFYKITIVPDDGGEEVVYDKLTRRQRLKVFKHDDGSERLLSDGDHVEVGQQLMEGAADPHEVLRVQGPREVQIHLVREVQEVYRAQGVSIHDKHIEVIVRQMLRRVTIIDSGATEFLPGSLTERSEFESENRRVVAEGNEPAAGRPVLMGITKASLATDSWLSAASFQETTRVLTDAAINCRSDKLMGLKENVIIGKLIPAGTGIARYRDIQVNPTEEARAAAYTIPSYEDQYYSPDFGQSTGAAVPLDDYGYSDYR from the coding sequence GTGCTAGACGTCAACTTCTTCGATGAACTCCGCATCGGTCTGGCGACCGCGGACGACATCCGCAACTGGTCCTTCGGCGAGGTCAAGAAGCCGGAGACCATCAACTACCGCACGCTCAAGCCCGAGAAGGACGGCCTGTTCTGCGAGAAGATCTTCGGACCTACTCGCGACTGGGAGTGCTACTGCGGCAAGTACAAGCGCGTGCGCTTCAAGGGCATCATCTGTGAGCGCTGCGGCGTCGAGGTGACCCGCGCCAAGGTGCGTCGTGAGCGGATGGGCCACATCGAGCTGGCCGCACCCGTCACGCACATCTGGTACTTCAAGGGCGTCCCGTCGCGCTTGGGCTACCTGCTGGACCTGGCCCCGAAGGATCTGGAAAAGATCATCTACTTCGCGGCCTACGTCATCGTCGCCGTCGACACCGAGATGCGGCACAACGAGCTCTCGACGCTCGAGGCCGAGATGGTCGTCGAGAAGAAGGCCGTCGAGGATCAGCGCGACGCCGACCTGGAGGCCCGGGCCCAGAAGCTCGAAGCCGACCTGGCCGAGCTGGAGAAGGAAGGCGCCAAGTCCGACGTGCGCCGCAAGGTGCGCGACGGTGGCGAGCGCGAGATGCGCCAGCTGCGCGATCGGGCCCAGCGTGAGCTGGACCGGCTCGACGAGATCTGGACCACCTTCACCAAGCTGGCCGTCAAGCAGCTCATCGTCGACGAGGTGCTCTACCGCGAGCTCGTCGACCGCTACGGCGAGTACTTCACCGGTGCGATGGGTGCCGAGTCGATCAAGAAGCTCATCGAGACCTTCGACATCGACGCCGAGGCCGAGAGCCTGCGCGACACCATCAAGAACGGCAAGGGCCAGAAGAAGCTGCGTGCGCTCAAGCGACTGAAGGTCGTCGCCGCGTTCCAGCAGTCCGGCAACTCGCCCATGGGCATGGTGCTCGACGCCGTTCCGGTGATCCCGCCGGAGCTGCGCCCGATGGTTCAGCTCGACGGTGGCCGCTTCGCGACCTCCGACCTCAACGATCTGTACCGCCGAGTCATCAACCGCAACAACCGGCTCAAGCGACTGATCGACCTCGGTGCGCCCGAGATCATCGTCAACAACGAGAAGCGCATGCTTCAGGAGTCGGTGGACGCGCTGTTCGACAACGGCCGTCGTGGCCGGCCCGTCACCGGGCCGGGCAACCGTCCGCTCAAGTCGCTGTCCGATCTGCTCAAGGGCAAGCAGGGCCGCTTCCGTCAGAACCTGCTCGGTAAGCGCGTCGACTACTCGGGCCGTTCGGTCATCGTCGTCGGCCCGCAGCTGAAGCTGCACCAGTGCGGTCTGCCCAAGCTGATGGCCCTCGAGCTGTTCAAGCCGTTCGTGATGAAGCGTCTGGTCGACCTGAACCACGCGCAGAACATCAAGAGCGCCAAGCGCATGGTGGAACGCCAGCGTCCCCAGGTGTGGGATGTCCTCGAAGAGGTCATCGCCGAGCACCCGGTGCTGCTGAACCGTGCACCTACCCTGCACCGCCTCGGTATCCAGGCCTTCGAGCCGCAGCTGGTCGAGGGCAAGGCCATCCAGCTGCACCCGCTGGTGTGTGAGGCGTTCAACGCCGACTTCGACGGTGACCAGATGGCCGTGCACCTTCCGCTGTCGGCGGAGGCGCAGGCCGAGGCACGCATCCTGATGCTGTCCTCGAACAACATCCTGTCGCCCGCGTCGGGTCGTCCGCTGGCCATGCCGCGTCTGGACATGGTGACCGGTCTGTTCTTCCTGACCACCGAGATCGACGGTGACAAGGGCGAATACACCCCGGCCGCCACGGACACCCCGGAGACCGGTGTGTACAGCTCGCCGGCCGAGGCGATCATGGCGATGGACCGCGGCGCGCTGAGCGTGCGCGCCAAGATCAAGGTGCGGCTGACCACCCTGCGTCCGCCGGCCGACATCGAGGCACAGCTGTTCCCCGAGGGCTGGAAGCACGGGGATGCCTGGACCGCGTCGACCACGCTGGGTCGGGTGCTGTTCAACGAGCTGCTGCCCAAGGGCTACCCGTTCGTGAACGCGCAGATGTTCAAGAAGGCGCAGGCGTCGATCATCAACGATCTCGCCGAGCGCTACCCGATGATCGTCGTCGCGCAGACCGTCGACAAGCTCAAGGACGCGGGCTTCCACTGGGCGACCCGCTCGGGCGTGACGGTCTCCATGGCCGACGTGCTCGTGCCGCCGCAGAAGACCGAGATCCTGGAGCGCTACGAGGGCGAAGCCGACGCGATCGAGAAGCAGTACCAGCGCGGCAAGCTCAACCATGACGAGCGCAACGGCGAGCTGGTGAAGATCTGGCAGCAGGCCACCGAAGAGGTCGGTAAGGCGCTGGAGGAGTACTACCCGTCGGACAACCCGATCATCACGATCGTGAAGTCCGGCGCCACGGGCAACATCACCCAGACCCGCACGCTCGCGGGCATGAAGGGTCTGGTGACCAACCCGAAGGGTGAGTACATCCCGCGTCCGATCAAGTCCTCGTTCCGCGAGGGCCTGACCGTGCTGGAGTACTTCATCAACACCCACGGTGCCCGTAAGGGTCTGGCCGACACCGCGCTGCGTACCGCCGACTCGGGTTACCTGACCCGTCGTCTGGTGGACGTGAGCCAGGACGTCATCGTGCGCGAGACCGATTGCCAGACCGAGCGCGGCATCAACGTCACGCTGGCCGAGAAGGCAGAGGACGGCACGCTGGTCCGCGATCAGCACATCGAGACGTCGGCGTACGCCCGGACGCTGGCCACCGACGCGGTGGACGCTGACGGCAACGTCGTCATCGAGCGCGGACATGACCTGGGCGACCCGGCCATCGACGCGCTGCTGGCCGCCGGCATCACCGAGGTGAAGGTCCGCTCCGTGCTGACCTGCACCACGGGCACCGGCGTCTGCGCCATGTGCTATGGCCGCTCGATGGCCACCGGCAAGCTCGTCGACATCGGCGAGGCCGTCGGTATTGTCGCCGCGCAGTCGATCGGTGAGCCCGGCACGCAGCTGACCATGCGTACCTTCCACCAGGGTGGTGTCACCGGTGGCGCCGACATCGTCGGTGGTCTGCCGCGTGTGCAGGAGCTGTTCGAGGCCCGCGTTCCGCGGAACAAGGCCCCGATCGCCGATGTCACCGGCCGGGTGCAGCTGGAGGAGACCGACAAGTTCTACAAGATCACCATCGTTCCCGACGATGGTGGCGAGGAAGTCGTCTACGACAAGCTGACCCGTCGCCAGCGCCTGAAGGTGTTCAAGCACGACGACGGTTCCGAGCGCCTGCTCTCCGACGGTGACCACGTCGAGGTCGGCCAGCAGCTCATGGAAGGTGCTGCCGATCCGCACGAGGTGCTGCGTGTGCAGGGCCCGCGCGAGGTGCAGATCCACCTGGTCCGCGAGGTCCAGGAGGTCTACCGCGCCCAGGGTGTGTCGATCCACGACAAGCACATCGAGGTCATCGTGCGGCAGATGCTGCGTCGCGTGACGATCATCGATTCCGGTGCCACGGAGTTCCTGCCCGGATCGCTGACCGAGCGCAGCGAATTCGAGTCGGAGAACCGTCGGGTCGTCGCCGAGGGCAACGAGCCCGCGGCGGGACGTCCGGTGCTGATGGGTATCACGAAGGCATCGCTGGCCACCGATTCGTGGCTGTCGGCGGCGTCGTTCCAGGAGACCACTCGCGTGCTGACCGATGCGGCGATCAACTGCCGCAGCGACAAGCTGATGGGTCTGAAGGAGAACGTGATCATCGGTAAGTTGATCCCGGCCGGTACCGGCATCGCCCGTTACCGCGACATCCAGGTCAACCCGACCGAGGAGGCCCGCGCTGCGGCGTACACGATCCCGTCCTACGAGGATCAGTACTACAGCCCGGACTTCGGCCAGAGCACCGGCGCTGCCGTGCCGCTGGACGATTACGGTTACTCGGACTACCGGTAG